A part of Clostridia bacterium genomic DNA contains:
- a CDS encoding FliH/SctL family protein yields the protein MSRILKSETIYLDINNPNSINEQENIPQRHSETEETSSAIHINEAKKNIIQFTQSKAKNVLDEAQQKAEKIIQDAQEKRDSIYREAQEQGYQQGYIKGEQQGEKLYQDKLEELEKQRSDMYKQVEDQVVDLAVSIAERMVNHDIYVNRDRIINLIRCELNDLNYKNYIILRTSEEDYDYLKDRKNDITVLLEQPDVLKIKPDTDIPQGSFMLETEYGIIDKRIKTQIDIIKKAFLSLKQETNG from the coding sequence TTGTCTAGAATACTAAAATCAGAAACTATTTATTTAGATATAAATAACCCCAACAGCATAAATGAACAGGAAAATATACCACAACGACATTCTGAAACAGAAGAGACTTCTTCAGCAATACATATAAATGAGGCAAAAAAAAATATTATACAATTTACCCAGAGTAAAGCAAAAAATGTTTTAGATGAGGCGCAGCAAAAAGCTGAAAAAATAATTCAAGATGCACAAGAGAAAAGGGATAGTATATACCGAGAAGCACAAGAACAAGGGTATCAGCAAGGCTATATCAAGGGAGAACAACAAGGTGAAAAATTATATCAAGATAAGCTGGAAGAACTGGAGAAACAACGCAGCGATATGTATAAGCAAGTAGAAGATCAGGTTGTAGATTTAGCTGTTTCAATTGCAGAAAGAATGGTTAACCACGATATATATGTAAATAGAGACCGGATAATAAATCTCATAAGATGTGAATTAAATGATCTCAATTACAAGAATTACATAATATTGAGAACGAGTGAAGAAGACTATGATTATTTGAAGGATAGAAAAAATGATATTACTGTGTTGTTAGAACAACCTGACGTTTTGAAAATAAAGCCGGATACTGATATTCCACAAGGAAGTTTTATGCTTGAAACAGAGTACGGAATTATTGATAAGAGGATAAAAACCCAGATAGATATTATAAAAAAAGCATTTTTATCATTGAAACAGGAAACAAATGGGTGA
- the fliI gene encoding flagellar protein export ATPase FliI, with the protein MKNQIILDKYNNKVKSIMLKKHIGKVNKVVGLTIESTGPPGKIGELCLIYDKYDDASIYAEIVGFKDEKILLMPFADITGISTGSFVESCNSRLKIPVGMSLKGRIMDGLGNFIDDKGCLDDVEDYYPVEQSPPQPLKRKRITEPLSLGIKSIDGLLTCGKGQRLGIFSGSGVGKSTLLGMIARNTKADINVIALIGERGREVKEFLESDLKQEGLSRSVVVVATSDQPALIRLKGAMLATSIAEFFRDKGMDVMLMMDSLTRFAMAQREVGLAIGEPPVTRGYTPSVFGILPKLLERSGPGEKGTITGIYTVLVDGDDMNEPITDAVRGILDGHIVLSRKLADSSHYPAIDIMQSISRIMPNICEKEQLELANKIKKILATYKDAEDLINIGAYSRGSNPDIDYALKKIALINDFLIQSVEEKVSFDKTIQMMKEIF; encoded by the coding sequence TTGAAAAACCAGATTATCCTAGATAAATATAATAATAAGGTAAAGAGTATTATGCTAAAAAAGCATATAGGAAAGGTGAATAAGGTTGTTGGGCTGACTATTGAATCAACTGGTCCCCCTGGTAAAATAGGGGAACTATGTCTTATATATGATAAATATGATGATGCCAGTATATATGCTGAAATCGTAGGATTTAAGGATGAGAAGATATTGCTCATGCCTTTTGCTGATATAACTGGAATATCCACAGGTAGTTTTGTTGAATCATGCAATAGTAGGTTAAAAATACCAGTGGGGATGAGTTTGAAGGGCAGAATAATGGATGGGTTAGGTAACTTTATCGACGATAAAGGTTGTTTGGATGATGTAGAAGATTATTATCCAGTTGAACAAAGTCCCCCCCAACCGTTAAAAAGAAAACGAATAACAGAACCGCTGAGCCTAGGCATTAAATCCATTGATGGATTGTTAACTTGTGGAAAAGGGCAGAGGTTGGGTATCTTTTCGGGCAGTGGAGTGGGAAAGAGTACTTTACTAGGGATGATTGCAAGGAATACAAAAGCAGACATAAATGTTATTGCCCTCATTGGGGAGCGTGGCAGGGAAGTAAAAGAATTTTTAGAAAGCGATCTAAAACAAGAAGGCTTGTCTAGATCGGTGGTAGTTGTAGCTACATCAGATCAACCTGCCCTGATAAGATTAAAGGGTGCCATGCTGGCTACCTCGATAGCCGAGTTTTTCAGGGATAAAGGTATGGATGTAATGCTGATGATGGATTCTTTGACCCGTTTTGCAATGGCTCAAAGGGAAGTGGGCCTGGCTATAGGTGAACCACCGGTAACAAGAGGATATACACCTTCTGTGTTCGGTATCTTACCAAAGCTGTTGGAAAGAAGCGGTCCTGGGGAAAAAGGCACTATAACAGGAATATATACTGTCTTGGTAGATGGTGATGATATGAATGAACCTATAACTGATGCAGTGAGGGGAATACTAGACGGGCATATAGTACTGAGCAGAAAATTGGCGGATTCAAGCCATTATCCGGCGATAGATATAATGCAAAGCATAAGTAGAATCATGCCGAACATATGCGAAAAAGAGCAATTAGAACTTGCTAATAAGATAAAAAAGATACTTGCTACATACAAAGATGCAGAAGATCTTATAAATATCGGTGCATATTCACGTGGGAGCAATCCGGATATTGATTATGCACTTAAAAAAATTGCACTTATAAATGACTTTTTAATTCAATCAGTTGAAGAAAAGGTAAGTTTTGACAAAACTATTCAAATGATGAAAGAAATTTTCTGA